A stretch of DNA from Micromonospora sp. WMMD1155:
GAGATCGAGCGGTCTGCTGCCTGACCGACCGGCGAGGTACCTTTGCTCGCATGATTGAGCGCTCCGGAGCACCGCACCGGCCGGTGCCGGTGGTTCGCGCGGCGGTGGACGGCGGGTCGACCCGGTGAGCGAGTCGCCGCCGACCACCCCGGTCTGCTACCGCCACCCCGGCCGGGAGACCTACGTCCGGTGCACCCGCTGCGACCGGCCGATCTGCCCGGAGTGCATGCGGGAGGCGTCGGTCGGGCACCAGTGCCCGGAGTGCGTCAACGAGGGTCGTCGCAGTGTCCGGCCGGCGCGCACCGCCTTCGGTGGCGGTGCGGCCGGCCGGCACGGCTACGTCACCAAGGGCATCATCGCCCTGAACGTGCTGCTCATGCTGCTCTCCATCGCCTCCGACCGGGGTGGGGACGCGGCGGTGGGCGGTTCCGGCTTCGGTGGCCTGATGGGTGGCAGCACCCCGCTGACCAACTGGGGTTCGGTGCTCGGGCTCGCGGTCTTCCCCGACGGCACGATCAACGGCATCGCCGAGGGTCAGTGGTACCGGCTGGTCACCGCGATGTTCCTGCACTACGGCGTGATCCACCTGCTGCTCAACATGTGGGCGCTGTGGGTGCTCGGCCGGTCGTTGGAGGCCAACCTCGGGCCGCTG
This window harbors:
- a CDS encoding rhomboid family intramembrane serine protease translates to MSESPPTTPVCYRHPGRETYVRCTRCDRPICPECMREASVGHQCPECVNEGRRSVRPARTAFGGGAAGRHGYVTKGIIALNVLLMLLSIASDRGGDAAVGGSGFGGLMGGSTPLTNWGSVLGLAVFPDGTINGIAEGQWYRLVTAMFLHYGVIHLLLNMWALWVLGRSLEANLGPLRFGALYLIGGLGGNVAAYLFSAQNSATAGASTAVFGLFAALIIIERKMGRDISQVIPILVINLVFTLTVPGISIPGHLGGLLVGALMALVLAYAPRGRRTLVQAAGGAIILLVLLVLVLVRTAYLLG